A genomic stretch from Lathyrus oleraceus cultivar Zhongwan6 chromosome 2, CAAS_Psat_ZW6_1.0, whole genome shotgun sequence includes:
- the LOC127117743 gene encoding peroxisomal and mitochondrial division factor 2, with amino-acid sequence MADDGVSNGVEDQHEERSVTKISVLERERDELVSENNEKKEQIKKLTVEIDELRSKGEEMREKIDELQAEVERSQDAAKATEAIAARAVELETQVARLQHDMVSDLSAGEELKQECDELKAVLKEKESRVEDLVKEVEGLKKVKAESEARLRDLEKRIGVLEMKEIEERNKRIRVEEELRDTIGEKDREIEGFRNKVEELEKVAGEKKHESGDWSEEKLSLEKALKDSEEKAKGLELNIVRLREEAVETEKKIKALNEKAVEIVDRDLNGLQRERNEVKLQWPIVAAGAGSTVAVLGAAALIFVYYSKRR; translated from the coding sequence ATGGCGGATGATGGCGTTTCGAACGGCGTCGAGGATCAGCACGAGGAGCGATCTGTGACGAAGATCTCTGTGTTGGAGCGTGAGAGAGATGAATTGGTGAGTGAGAACAATGAGAAGAAGGAGCAAATCAAGAAGTTGACAGTGGAGATTGATGAATTGAGGAGCAAGGGTGAGGAGATGAGGGAGAAGATTGATGAGTTGCAGGCTGAAGTGGAGAGATCGCAGGATGCTGCGAAGGCTACGGAGGCTATTGCGGCTAGGGCGGTGGAGCTTGAGACTCAAGTGGCGAGGCTTCAGCATGATATGGTATCGGATTTGAGTGCTGGGGAAGAGTTGAAGCAGGAATGTGATGAATTGAAGGCGGTTTTGAAAGAGAAGGAGTCTAGGGTTGAAGATTTGGTGAAGGAAGTGGAGGGGTTGAAGAAGGTGAAAGCGGAGAGTGAGGCGAGGTTGAGGGATTTAGAGAAGAGAATTGGTGTTCTTGAGATGAAGGAAATCGAGGAGAGGAATAAGAGGATTAGAGTTGAAGAGGAGTTGAGGGATACCATTGGTGAGAAGGATAGGGAAATTGAGGGTTTTAGAAACAAGGTTGAGGAATTGGAGAAGGTTGCTGGTGAGAAGAAACACGAGTCAGGGGACTGGTCTGAGGAGAAACTGAGTTTGGAGAAGGCCCTTAAAGATTCTGAGGAGAAAGCAAAGGGTTTAGAATTGAATATTGTTCGATTGCGCGAGGAAGCAGTGGAAACTGAGAAGAAGATCAAAGCACTGAATGAAAAAGCTGTTGAGATAGTTGATAGGGATTTGAATGGGCTACAGCGTGAGAGGAATGAAGTTAAGTTGCAGTGGCCGATTGTAGCAGCGGGAGCGGGATCTACAGTGGCTGTTTTGGGGGCAGCAGCTTTGATCTTTGTTTACTACTCAAAACGGAGGTGA
- the LOC127121692 gene encoding uncharacterized protein LOC127121692: MVLKGKSPFKLLYEKLLTYSEFKFFGYICYIFNIVRHRNKVTPRSIHFTFLGYPTGYKGFKVYDLISKTFHVFKDIVFHEYTFPFHSISDNNYHIDPFHQLILPNPIYGHDPNNSKSDLTTIEDNLEHILLVPTSPCNVLIVPTISTLRGSYMTHRAPISLKDYVCHTMYPLTHSLSYDKLSSPYKNYVLNVTFVYEP, translated from the coding sequence ATGGTTCTCAAAGGCAAGTCACCTTTTAAACTTTTGTatgaaaaacttcttacttattcTGAGTTCAAATTCTTTGGATACATTTGCTACATTTTCAATATAGTACGACATAGGAACAAGGTCACACCTAGATCAATTCATTTCACTTTCTTGGGATATCCTACTGGCTACAAGGGATTCAAGGTGTATGACTTGATATCCAAAACCTTTCATGTGTTTAAGGACATTGTCTTTCACGAATATACTTTTCCTTTTCATTCCATATCTGACAATAATTATCATATTGATCCCTTTCACCAACTAATCTTGCCAAATCCAATTTATGGCCATGATCCAAACAACTCCAAGTCAGATCTTACCACCATAGAAGATAATTTGGAACATATTTTGCTTGTGCCAACCTCACCTTGTAATGTGCTCATTGTTCCTACCATTTCAACTCTTAGAGGATCGTATATGACACATAGAGCTCCAATTAGTTTGAAAGATtatgtgtgtcacactatgtaTCCTCTCACTCACTCACTTTCATATGATAAGTTATCCAGTCCATACAAGAATTATGTCCTTAATGTGACATTTGTCTATGAACCATAA